The Arcobacter lacus genome segment GCAAATCATCCAGGATTTAATATAAACGCTGATGTTGCAGCTTGTGAAATTGCAATGGCATTAAAAGCTCAAAAAGTTATATTTTTAACTGATACAATTGGTGTTTTAAATAAAAATGGTGAATTGATTCAAACTTTAGATAAAGCAAATGTTGAAATGTTTAAAAAAGATGGAACAATTGCTGGTGGAATGATACCAAAAGTTGATTCTTGTATTGAAGCTATTCATAATGGTGTAAATAAAGCACATATTATTGATGGTAGAGTTGAGCATTCAATTTTATTAGAGTTATTTACAAGTGATGGAATTGGAACACAATTTATCAGAGTTGATAATCCAAATAATGGTGTTGATATCGAAAAATTATTAAATAAACAAGATTAAAAGAGAAAAGGAAAGTAAGTGAATTTTATAGAAACAAGAGGAAATGACGGAATAAAACCTGTAGAAGTTCCATTTAGTGAAGCTATTTTAAATCCAAGTACATCTTTTGGAGGGCTTTATGTACCTAAGCATTTACCAAAATTAGAAGATAATTTTATTCAAAATCATGTAAATAAAAGCTACAAAGAGCTAGCTTATGATATTTTGAAAGCTTTTGAAATTGATATTGATGAAAATGAAATCAAAAAAGCTTTAGATTTATATGATAATTTTGATGATGCTTCAAATCCTTGTCCAGTTGTAAAGGTAAAAGAAGATTTATTTGTTCATGAACAATATCATGGACCAACACGAGCATTTAAAGATATGGCATTACAACCTTTTGGTTCAATTTTAAGCTCAATTGCAAAAAAAAGAGATGAAAAGTACCTTATTCTTGCTGCAACTTCAGGAGATACAGGACCAGCAGCATTAAATACATTTAAAAATAAAGAGAATATTCAAGTAGTTTGCCTTTATCCAGATGGTGGAACAAGTGATGTTCAAAGACTTCAAATGGTTTGTGAAGATGGGAAAAACTTAAAAGTATTAGGAATCAAAGGAAACTTTGATGATGCTCAAAATGCCCTTAAAAATTTACTTGCTTCAAAAACTTTTAAAGAGGAATTAGAAAAAGATAATATTAAATTAAGTGCTGCAAATTCAGTAAACTTTGGAAGAATTATATTTCAAATAATTTATCACTTCTGGTCATATATTCAACTATTGAAACAAAATGAAATTACATTTGGTGAAAAAATTTATTTAGTTGTTCCAAGTGGAAATTTCGGAAATGTTTTAGGAGCTTTTTATGCTCAAGAAATGGGACTTCCTATAGAAAAACTTTTAGTAGCATCAAATGAAAATAATATCTTAACAGAGTGGATAAATACAGGAATTTATGATATTAGAAATAAAGAACTAAAACTTACAAAATCTCCAGCAATGGATATTTTGAAATCTTCAAATATTGAAAGAGTAATTTATTCACTTTTTGGAGCAAATAGAACAAAAGAGTTAATGGAAGAGTTAAATAAAAATAATATATTTGAAATGAGTAAAAAAGAAACAGAACAACTACAAAAATATTTTTCTGCTATTTACTCAAATGACACTTTTGGAGCTAAAACAATTAAAGAGTTTTTAGATATTGGATACTTAATGGATCCTCATACTGCAACTTGTATAAAAGCATATAATGAGTTGAAAGAAAAACCTTTAAAAACTGTTATTTATTCAACTGCTGAATGGACAAAATTTTCTCCAACTGTATTAAATTCTTTAAATGAAAACTCTATAAAATATGCTGACAAAGAAGCTTTAGAAGAAATTTCATCAAAATATAGTGCAATCTTACCTGAAAGTATTAAAGAATTATTTAATGCAAAAATCAACCACTCTTTAGTAATAAATAAAGAAGATATTGAAACTGAAATCGTAAAATTTATTAGAGAATTATAATTTTCTCTAATAAAAATTTTATATAAATATTTTATACTAAAATAATTAAAAATTACAAAACTAATCCTCTAAATAATTTGATATGTATCAATATATTTTAAGAAAAATTATTATAAAATCAAGCCTAATTCTAAATTTTATATAAAGGAAGCCAAATATGTCTAATAAAACAAATAGACGAGATTTTATTGGTTATTCATTTGCTGCAGTTGCTGCGGTAGGTGGTGCTGCGTCTCTTGTTGGAATGAAACAAGTATGGGATCCACTTCCAAGTGTTCTTGCAGGTGGATTTACAGAAATAGATTTATCTTCAGTAAAAGCGGGTGAACCAGAAACTTTTACATGGAGAGGAAAACCTATTTTTGTTTTGAAAAAAACAACTGAGATGGAAAATAGTGATAGAGATTTAGTTATCGGTGAAGATAGATATACTGTTGCTATTGGTCTTTGTACACACTTAGGTTGTATTCCTGCATGGAAAAAAGATAAGTGGAAATGTGCATGTCATGGTGGGGAATTTAACCCTAGTGCAAAAAATGTTTTTGGACCACCACCAAGACCGCTAGATTTACCTCCATTTGAAGTAAAAGGAACTACAATCGTTTTAGGTAACGAAGGTCCTGAATACAAAAAAATCGCTGATACATTAAAAGCATAAGGAGTGATGAATGGCAAAATTTGAAAAAGCTAACTCTGTTGGAGAATGGTTAGACCAAAGACTAAATCTAACTACATTCAATAAAGTTATGATGACTGAATATTGGATTCCTAAAGATATAAATTTCTTATGGGCAATGGGTGTATTATTAGCTACTACTTTTGGTATTTTAGTAATTTCTGGACTGTTTTTAATGATGTATTACAAACCTGATGTTGCATTAGCATTTGATTCAGTTAACTATACAATTATGCAAGAAGTTGCATTTGGTTGGTTATTTAGACATATGCATGGTGTTGCAGCTTCTGTTGTATTCTTAATTATTTATATTCACATGTTTACAGGAATTTATTATGGTTCTTATAAACAAGGTAGAGAAATGATTTGGATTTCAGGTATGTTATTATTTATGACATTCTCTGCTGCTGGATTCTCTGGATATATGTTACCATGGGGACAAATGTCTTATTGGGCTGCAATGGTTATTACTAACTTATTTGGTGGAGTTCCTGTTATTGGTCCTGAATTAGTTGTATGGATTAGAGGTGACTTTAACGTTGCTGATGCTACATTAACAAGATTCTTTATGTTACACGTATTCTTATTACCAATTACTATTATGGGTATTATTGGACTACACTTTTATACATTAAGAATTCCTCACGTTAATAACCAATCTTCTGATGAATTTGATTTTGATGCTGAAGCTGAAAAATATTTAAGTGGAAACAAAAAAGAATCAAAAGTTATTCCTTTCTGGCCAATATTTATCTCTAAAGATTTAGCGGTTCTTGGAATATTCTTGATTTTCTATTTCTACTTAGTATTCTTCCATTATAATTTTGCAATGGATCCAGTAAACTTTGACCCGGCAAATTCAATGGTTACGCCTGCTCACATTTATCCAGAGTGGTATTTCTTATGGTCATATGAAGTATTAAGAGGTTTCTTCTTTGATATTGCTGGAATTAAAGCTTTTGATATTGGATTAATGGCTTTTGCTTTCGCTAATGGTATTTTCTTAGTATTACCTTGGTTAGATAGAGATCCAAAAATTTTACCAGCACACAGAAGACCAGCATTCTTTATTTGGTTCTGGATATTAATGGTAGATTTAATTGTTTTAACTGTTTATGGTAAATTACCTCCAACAGGAGCAAATGCATGGGTTGGATTCTTTGCAGCTGTAATATTTATTTTATTATTCATTGTACTTCCAATAATTACAAAAATTGATGCAAAAAGAAGGGGAACACTATGAGAGAATTTAAAATTTTAGCAGTAGTAATAGTTTTAACACTAATTACTTACTGGGGAGTTGAACCATTTGCTCATTCGCAAATGCATCCACATGTGTCTCCTGCAAATTTTAATTTTGCTGAAGCTGATAAAGAATCAGCAAAAGAAGGTGTTGAAAAAGCTGAAAAAGCTTTAGCTGAAGCTGAAAAAGCTGGAAATGAAAAAGCTATTCATACAGCAAAAACTGATTTAGATGCTAAAACAACTTTTGAAAAAGACATTAATGAATTTTGGGCTTCTAACGAAGAATCAATTAAAGCAGTTGGTGATGTAGCAAATGGTGAAACTTTAGTTACAACAAACTGTACAGCTTGTCATAGTATTGAATCAAAAGGTTTTCCAAAAGTTATGGATAATGCTACTGCAGCATCAGCTTATGGTGTTACTCCTCCTGATTTAAGTGCAGTAGGAAAACTTTATTCTAAAGAGTATTTAGTTGGATTTGTAAAAAACCCAGTTAAAGCTTCAAAAGTTGAACACAAATTTGTTGATGGAAAAGTTCATCCAATGCCAGGATATGATTGGATGTCAGCACAAGAAATTGCTGATATAGTTGCGTACTTACAATCAATTGCTCCAAAAGAGATGACTAACAAAGAAGTTTTCCATGATGCTTGTCAAAGATGTCACTCTATTAAATATGCTGATATGAAAGGTGGTTCAATGACTGCATTTACTCCAAATGCAGATATTAAAACTTATATGGGTAAATTACCTCCAGATTTATCTCAATATATCAGAAGTAGAGGTCATGAGTATTTAGATACATTTATTAATGATCCTCAAAAACAACTTGAAGGTACATCTATGCCAAGAGTTGGATTAACTGAAGAGTCACAAAAACAAGTAATTTCTTATTTAGAAGAAGTTGGAGATTCTAAAAAATTACAAAGAGAAGAATTAGGACCTAAGTTCTTAATCTATCTAGTAGTTTTTGCAATATTTGCATTCTTATGGAAAGCAAGTAAATGGAGAGATGTTCACTAAGAACATCTTTTCAAAATAAAAAAGGTATAGATTTTAAAATCTATACCTTTTTTTATTTATTAAAGAATAATTTTTGAGCTAGCAGAAATAATTGCTGTTTCAGAACGAAGTATTAAGTTTGAATCAAATCCAACAATAAAATTTTTATTGAATTTATCTCTTTCATTTTTAGAAAACCCACCTTCACAGCCAATAACTAAAGTTTTTATATTCTCTTTTTTTTCATCAATTGAAGTAGTTGAAAAATCAAGAAAATAAACTTCATCATTTTTTTCCATAAATTCATCTAAATTTTTACAAATTTCTAATTTAATAATACTTGAACGACCACACTGAGAAGAAGAATTGATAAGTATTTTTTCTAGTTTTTCTATATTTATTTTGAAGTTCTTTTGTGAAAAATCACTATATATAAAAGTGATTTTTTCAATTCCAATTTCATTTAAAGATGTTATATACTTTTCGATAGTTTTTGGATCAACAATACACCAACCAAGGTGTAGTTTTTTTTCATTTTCTAAAACTTTTTCTTCTTTTGAAAGTAAGTTTAAAAGAGCTTTTTTCTTATCAATAAAAGAAATTT includes the following:
- a CDS encoding cytochrome b, coding for MAKFEKANSVGEWLDQRLNLTTFNKVMMTEYWIPKDINFLWAMGVLLATTFGILVISGLFLMMYYKPDVALAFDSVNYTIMQEVAFGWLFRHMHGVAASVVFLIIYIHMFTGIYYGSYKQGREMIWISGMLLFMTFSAAGFSGYMLPWGQMSYWAAMVITNLFGGVPVIGPELVVWIRGDFNVADATLTRFFMLHVFLLPITIMGIIGLHFYTLRIPHVNNQSSDEFDFDAEAEKYLSGNKKESKVIPFWPIFISKDLAVLGIFLIFYFYLVFFHYNFAMDPVNFDPANSMVTPAHIYPEWYFLWSYEVLRGFFFDIAGIKAFDIGLMAFAFANGIFLVLPWLDRDPKILPAHRRPAFFIWFWILMVDLIVLTVYGKLPPTGANAWVGFFAAVIFILLFIVLPIITKIDAKRRGTL
- the petA gene encoding ubiquinol-cytochrome c reductase iron-sulfur subunit yields the protein MSNKTNRRDFIGYSFAAVAAVGGAASLVGMKQVWDPLPSVLAGGFTEIDLSSVKAGEPETFTWRGKPIFVLKKTTEMENSDRDLVIGEDRYTVAIGLCTHLGCIPAWKKDKWKCACHGGEFNPSAKNVFGPPPRPLDLPPFEVKGTTIVLGNEGPEYKKIADTLKA
- a CDS encoding c-type cytochrome, whose translation is MREFKILAVVIVLTLITYWGVEPFAHSQMHPHVSPANFNFAEADKESAKEGVEKAEKALAEAEKAGNEKAIHTAKTDLDAKTTFEKDINEFWASNEESIKAVGDVANGETLVTTNCTACHSIESKGFPKVMDNATAASAYGVTPPDLSAVGKLYSKEYLVGFVKNPVKASKVEHKFVDGKVHPMPGYDWMSAQEIADIVAYLQSIAPKEMTNKEVFHDACQRCHSIKYADMKGGSMTAFTPNADIKTYMGKLPPDLSQYIRSRGHEYLDTFINDPQKQLEGTSMPRVGLTEESQKQVISYLEEVGDSKKLQREELGPKFLIYLVVFAIFAFLWKASKWRDVH
- the thrC gene encoding threonine synthase produces the protein MNFIETRGNDGIKPVEVPFSEAILNPSTSFGGLYVPKHLPKLEDNFIQNHVNKSYKELAYDILKAFEIDIDENEIKKALDLYDNFDDASNPCPVVKVKEDLFVHEQYHGPTRAFKDMALQPFGSILSSIAKKRDEKYLILAATSGDTGPAALNTFKNKENIQVVCLYPDGGTSDVQRLQMVCEDGKNLKVLGIKGNFDDAQNALKNLLASKTFKEELEKDNIKLSAANSVNFGRIIFQIIYHFWSYIQLLKQNEITFGEKIYLVVPSGNFGNVLGAFYAQEMGLPIEKLLVASNENNILTEWINTGIYDIRNKELKLTKSPAMDILKSSNIERVIYSLFGANRTKELMEELNKNNIFEMSKKETEQLQKYFSAIYSNDTFGAKTIKEFLDIGYLMDPHTATCIKAYNELKEKPLKTVIYSTAEWTKFSPTVLNSLNENSIKYADKEALEEISSKYSAILPESIKELFNAKINHSLVINKEDIETEIVKFIREL
- a CDS encoding 16S rRNA (uracil(1498)-N(3))-methyltransferase — encoded protein: MQFTYDEFCGNESLEIKDEVYNYLIKARRHKIDDEIYFRNLKDKYIYLYKISFIDKKKALLNLLSKEEKVLENEKKLHLGWCIVDPKTIEKYITSLNEIGIEKITFIYSDFSQKNFKINIEKLEKILINSSSQCGRSSIIKLEICKNLDEFMEKNDEVYFLDFSTTSIDEKKENIKTLVIGCEGGFSKNERDKFNKNFIVGFDSNLILRSETAIISASSKIIL